A single region of the Populus nigra chromosome 2, ddPopNigr1.1, whole genome shotgun sequence genome encodes:
- the LOC133682657 gene encoding helicase-like transcription factor CHR28 isoform X1: protein MIILALLLTAKNNLVPMLFSLKLLLEEESLTTLMLVPQIPHLMINQSVLQHEYSSSKIKAVLEVQSHCKVESPISGFNGSTGSSATSMAYSNSSTEGPIKAIVFSQWTSMLDLVEISLNQYCIQYRRLDGTLTLSSRDWTVKDLNTDPKVTVMLMSLTAGILGLNMVAACHEILLDLWWNPTTEDQAVDRAHRIAQKNGCICIWRRSKWGFSYSSYCGRSRSGGSRTPPQFIHFASHCHLFLTQLGKESKNFEQLGSQEETNGCTCEHLPIL, encoded by the exons ATGATAATACTTGCCCTGCTTCTGACTGCAAAGAACAACTTGGTTCCGATGTTGTTTTCTCTGAAGCTACTCTTAGAAGAAGAATCTCTGACAACCTTGATGTTAGTTCCTCAAATTCCACATTTGATGATAAATCAATCAGTCCTTCAGCATGAGTATAGTTCCTCAAAAATCAAAGCTGTTCTTGAGGTTCAATCCCATTGTAAGGTAGAGAGTCCAATTTCAGGATTTAATGGTTCTACAGGATCCAGTGCTACGTCGATGGCATATTCAAACTCGTCAACTGAAGGACCAATAAAAGCAATTGTTTTCTCCCAGTGGACTAGCATGTTGGATTTGGTTGAAATTTCACTGAATCAGTATTGCATCCAGTATAGGAGGCTTGATGGGACACTGACTTTGAGTTCAAGAGACTGGACTGTTAAAGATTTGAACACTGATCCCAAG GTCACTGTGATGCTGATGTCCTTAACGGCAGGAATCCTAGGTTTGAACATGGTTGCTGCATGTCATGAAATCCTTCTGGATCTTTGGTGGAATCCAACCACTGAGGATCAGGCTGTTGATCGAGCTCATAGAATTGCACAG AAAAATGGTTGCATCTGCATTTGGCGAAGATCAAAGTGGGGGTTCAGCTACTCGTCTTACTGTGGAAGATCTCGAAGTGGGGGTTCTAGGACACCCCCCCAATTCATTCACTTTGCTTCTCATTGCCATCTATTTCTAACTCAACTAGGAAAAGAGTCCAAGAATTTTGAACAGTTAGGAAGCCAGGAGGAAACCAATGGCTGCACATGTGAACACCTGCCCATATTGTAG
- the LOC133682279 gene encoding cyclin-D1-1-like, giving the protein MSVSTDVSSTPINLYCNETPGVALCSSEDDDISETSSLSSTDFPVDIDESYIDNILLSELHQMPATELITRFLEISQVGSAHQDALNWMSKAHASYRFKPETAYLSVSYFHCFILSRPLQQGKGWPLQLLAVACLSLAAKLEETRVPSLLDIQLLEPRFLFKPSTVQRMELLVMSCLKWRLHIITPFSFLHYFVAKLPHLNPRSKNFILTHSSDLIISTCTVIKILAYAPSTIAAAAVLWVTNQTIDGPKLECFHSRMDKEMVRGCYNLIRQSMPQRCRAEVLDAAMPGNCHSKRCCRKGFKSSQDMSPNKC; this is encoded by the exons ATGTCTGTCTCGACAGATGTTTCCAGTACTCCTATTAACTTGTACTGCAACGAAACACCTGGTGTTGCACTTTGCTCCAGTGAAGATGATGACATTAGTGAAACCAGTAGCCTTTCATCTACAGATTTCCCAGTTGATATCGATGAGAGCTACATTGATAATATCCTCCTTTCTGAGCTTCATCAAATGCCAGCAACAGAGCTAATAACTCGATTTCTAGAGATTTCACAAGTTGGTTCAGCTCATCAAGATGCACTGAATTGGATGTCAAAG GCGCATGCTTCCTACCGGTTTAAGCCTGAAACAGCCTATCTCTCTGTCAGCTATTTTCATTGCTTCATACTATCTCGTCCTTTGCAG CAAGGTAAAGGATGGCCCCTGCAGCTATTAGCAGTAGCATGCCTATCTCTAGCAGCAAAATTGGAGGAAACAAGAGTCCCATCTCTTTTAGACATACAACTATTGGAGCccagatttttatttaaaccaaGCACGGTTCAAAGGATGGAGCTTTTGGTCATGAGCTGTCTCAAGTGGCGATTACACATCATTACACCTTTCTCTTTTCTGCATTATTTCGTTGCAAAGCTTCCACATCTCAACCCCAGaagtaaaaattttattttgactcaTTCATCCGATCTTATCATCAGCACATGTACAG TGATTAAAATCTTGGCTTATGCTCCATCAACAATAGCAGCAGCTGCAGTGCTATGGGTGACTAATCAAACTATTGATGGCCCCAAATTAGAGTGCTTTCACAGTAGAATGGACAAG GAAATGGTGAGAGGATGCTACAACCTTATTAGGCAAAGCATGCCTCAACGGTGTCGTGCTGAGGTACTTGATGCAGCCATGCCGGGGAATTGCCATTCAAAGAGATGCTGCAGGAAGGGTTTCAAGTCAAGCCAAGACATGTCTCCAAACAAGTGCTGA
- the LOC133682789 gene encoding heptahelical transmembrane protein 4-like, with translation MDGVKHTSEDSELISETIEKLPVSVSMEGKGKRLWKKVKYQLVEYNSLPAYLRDNEFILGHYRSEWPLKQVLLSVFTIHNETLNVWTHLIGFFLFLSLTIYTAMKVPKVVDLHSLQLPEVLKADLHKLQECLPSLPNMPDLHKLSGELKSTLPSIDLLPSFSRWHVMDLLYNCLPERFSHSNQTDVCVLRSMKEDVANMIAPLMLRPITRWPFFAFLGGAMFCLLASSTCHLLSCHSERLTYIMLRLDYAGIAALISTSFYPPVYYSFMCNPFFCNLYLGFITLLGVATILVSLLPVFQNPEFRTVRASLFLGMGLSGVAPILHKLILFWHQPEALHTTGYEVLMGIFYGIGALIYATRIPERWMPGKFDIAGHSHQLFHVLVVAGAYTHYQAGLVYLKWRDLEGCRGT, from the exons ATGGATGGTGTAAAACATACGAGTGAGGATTCAGAGCTGATATCTGAAACAATTGAGAAACTCCCAGTAAGTGTTTCAATGGAAGGGAAAGGGAAGAGATTATGGAAGAAAGTTAAGTACCAGCTTGTAGAGTACAATTCCTTGCCCGCATATTTAAGGGACAATGAGTTCATTTTGGGCCATTACCGTTCTGAATGGCCTTTGAAGCAGGTTTTGCTCAGTGTCTTCACTATCCACAATGAGACATTGAATGTTTGGAC GCATTTGATCGggtttttccttttcctgtCCTTGACCATATATACTGCAATGAAGGTTCCAAAGGTGGttgatcttcattctctacAACTACCTGAGGTGTTGAAAGCTGATTTGCACAAATTGCAAGAATGCCTTCCCTCGTTACCCAACATGCCTGATCTGCACAAACTTAGCGGAGAGTTGAAGAGTACATTGCCTTCAATTGATTTGCTTCCATCATTCTCAAGATGGCATGTCATGGACCTTCTATACAATTGTTTGCCTGAGCGGTTCTCACATAGCAACCAGACTGATGTGTGTGTTCTG CGTAGCATGAAGGAGGATGTTGCAAACATGATAGCACCCCTGATGCTGAGGCCAATCACACGTTGGCCATTCTTTGCTTTCTTGGGTGGGGCTATGTTTTGCTTGCTAGCTAGCAGCACTTGCCACCTTCTCTCGTGCCACTCCGAGCGCTTAACATACATCATGCTTAGGCTTGACTATGCTGGAATTGCAGCCCTCATTTCCACCTCGTTTTACCCTCCTGTGTACTACTCCTTCATGTGCAATCCTTTTTTCTGTAACCTGTACTTGGGGTTCATAACTCTCTTGGGGGTTGCCACAATATTGGTTTCACTACTGCCAGTGTTTCAAAATCCCGAATTCCGTACCGTTCGTGCATCCCTTTTCCTTGGCATGGGTTTGTCTGGGGTGGCGCCTATTCTGCACAAGCTTATCTTGTTCTGGCATCAGCCTGAGGCCCTTCACACAACTGGCTATGAGGTCCTGATGGGGATTTTCTATGGAATCGGAGCACTGATTTATGCCACAAGGATTCCAGAAAGATGGATGCCTGGGAAATTTGACATTGCAGGGCACAGTCACCAACTTTTCCATGTATTGGTAGTGGCTGGAGCTTATACTCATTATCAGGCAGGGCTGGTTTACCTCAAGTGGCGAGACCTTGAAGGATGTCGAGGAACGTAA
- the LOC133682657 gene encoding uncharacterized protein LOC133682657 isoform X2: MAIGINLVILVVPFQGMELLPTGQKSSHAIFMYSFLVGLGTFLFRYLPGLLHSILMEMGISKDMHYPLTVDYIFRATEKAIEQQVLVGFIILLTVLNKLVETVQLHACAGRQGSAFRYSLLDSILILLVSVKTQTFTYENPSFLLLMCFFANLVRGVSSSFLDMPVPCYLVITHLSTSSGYIFVYTMLEESLLKCEYVPAMS; encoded by the exons ATGGCGATTGGGATCAACCTTGTAATACTTGTGGTTCCTTTTCAG GGGATGGAGCTTCTGCCAACAGGTCAAAAGAGCTCGCATGCAATTTTCATGTACTCATTCCTT GTTGGTTTGGGAACTTTTCTCTTTCGCTACTTGCCCGGATTGTTGCATTCAATACTCATGGAAATGGGAATAAGCAAAGACATGCATTATCCT TTGACTGTAGATTACATTTTTCGAGCAACTGAAAAAGCTATTGAACAACAAGTTCTTGTTGGTTTCATTATCCTGCTGACCGTGCTTAATAAGCTTGTTGAAACTGTCCAGCTTCATGCCTGTGCTGGCAGACAAGGTTCTGCTTTTAGATATTCTTTGTTGGATTCTATCTTAATCTTGTTAGTATCTGTGAAAACTCAAACTTTCACCTATGAGAACCCTAGTTTCTTGTTACTGATGTGCTTCTTTGCCAACCTTGTTAGAGGAGTATCTAGTTCTTTTCTGGACATGCCTGTACCATGCTACTTAGTGATTACACACTTGTCAACTTCTAGTGGTTACATCTTTGTCTATACCATGTTAGAGGAGTCTCTTTTGAAGTGCGAGTATGTACCTGCAATGAGTTAA